Genomic DNA from Desulfonema ishimotonii:
CTGTGGAAGCCCACGGTCCGGCCCCCGCGTCTCGGGGGAAACCGCCGGATCGGCGTCTTTGCCACCCGCTCCGATTTCAGGCCCAATCCCATCGGCCTGTCTGCGGTGGCGCTGGCGGGCATCACCAGAGAGGGGGGCAAACTGCTGCTGCGCCTCGGAGGCGTTGATCTGCTGGATGGGACGCCTGTGCTGGATATCAAGCCCTACATCCCCTATGCGGACGCCATCCCGGGGGCAAAGGGCGGATTTGCCGCCGAGCGCCCCCGGGACGATATTCCCGTGACCTTCAGCCCGGAGGCCCTGGCCGTCTGCCGGGAAAAGGCGACACCGGCGTGGCCGGACCCGGAACGGCTGATCCGGCAGATGCTGCAAACCGATCCCCGACCGGCCTATTATGGTAAAAATCCCCGGAAATCCGCTTTCGGAATCCGGATTTTCGACGTTGATGTGAAGTGGTCATTCCGGGAGGGTGGAATTCACGTTCTTTCCGTTGAGGATGTGGCATAGCACATCGACCCAAAAATTTGTCCCCTCCCTTTGGTGAACATCATATTGTATGTGGTAGCGTATTGCAATACGCCCCTGCATGCGAGGAGGGATGAACTTAAAAAGTTGGATACAGTCGATGTATGAAAGCTGAGGCTGTGACGTCCGGCCCTGTAAGAT
This window encodes:
- the tsaA gene encoding tRNA (N6-threonylcarbamoyladenosine(37)-N6)-methyltransferase TrmO, which codes for MQFTFEPVGVVHSCFREKFGIPRQAGIVPDATAVLEILPPFDRDEAFRGLEEFSHIWLTFVFHACMRELWKPTVRPPRLGGNRRIGVFATRSDFRPNPIGLSAVALAGITREGGKLLLRLGGVDLLDGTPVLDIKPYIPYADAIPGAKGGFAAERPRDDIPVTFSPEALAVCREKATPAWPDPERLIRQMLQTDPRPAYYGKNPRKSAFGIRIFDVDVKWSFREGGIHVLSVEDVA